AAGAAATAAAGACATTTAAGGCTGGTTTTCGTGGTCATACCTCGAAGACGACATGCTTGTTATCGAGCCAACTCACACTTTGCACAGGTCATGAAAACTGCAGCAAGATGTACATGTCAAAGATGATATCCAGTGTCCACAAAAAGCTAAGATAAGCTGAAATTGCTATCATAAATTATCTAGTGTCCCAATAACCGTTGAAAACAAGTGCAAAAATTGATATGATACATGGACCAGTAATATAGACTACCATCACAATTACTCCTCTTATGAAAAGAGTGTGCAAGTTGGTGCGagaacacgagagagagagagagagagagagagagagagagagagagattttaccTGACATCCATTAGTGTTGGGTCCGCTGTTGGCCTGAGAAAGAAGTAAATTTGCTGTTACCACTATCCAAAAGGAAAAACCGAATTTACTGACACAGTACTTGAGAACCTAATGTATGGATTACAAAAAAGACTCCGATTGAAAGAAGATCCATGCGACTGAAAGAGACACCACAGCAATTTTCTAAAATGCTAGATCCAGATGTCAAAAGCTGTAACAGATAATTAACTCGCGACTTGATGAGTTGAACTTCCTCAGATTAGGCAGCAGAATAAAAGTTTCAGGATATGCAACAAGATTCAGACTCCAAACATATAATCTGCTCAAAATGGCAAAACCCTAAActaaatagaattgcatgagatcttctattaaaaaaaaagttaatagtACAAATATGACAAGAGCTAGAGCCACGGATATACCATTGATAATAAACCAGACCGGTGTGCTTGGCAAcaaaattttcatcatcaaacttgtgccCATATATGGAAATACATCCGTCCATCGCCCTGTGAAGCAAAAAAAATACTACAAAGAATTACACAGGAAAGCAAATTCCACTGTCATTGCAAATGTAAAGTGGTTTATATTTCAGTATCCCAggttagaaaaaaataagttcaaATATAACAAGGATCCTCTGAAGCTCAAAATGGCAGTAAGGACTACTCCAAAGCGATaactaatataaatttaaacaaTGTTCTACATGTAGCAGTTACAGGAATATATCAAAACAAGAATTTGAGGATACTATCTCTTTTGCCATCTCTTTATGCTCAGAGTAATACGCGTATGCATATGTCCACACACAAATGCACGCCATACCATGCTGCTTTATTAGTGACCGTCAGCTGGGAATATAAAaggaagcaaaggaaaaatggcCATCCACGAACCAGTTCCATTAATCTGGCTAAGCAGTTCCATCGGTTAAACCGAAAGTTGAAGATCAAAACATAATTTCAGGAGTTATCAGGCCTACCTTCAAAAGTCACCGGCTTGAATCATGAAATCCTTAATAACCCTATGGAATTGGCACCCTTATACCCAACGGGAAGACCAGCTTTTCTGCCAATTTTAATCCAAAAGACATGGAGATAACCAATAAGTAAGAAGAAAATTCCACAAATTTACTTATCCATCCATCAGTAAATAAATGGACCACCAACAAACTGTACATGTGTCCTAAGGATAGCACTTTCAAGTTTGCCCATCCAAATAAATACAAAGATTcgcaaattttgttttttcagtGTTGGGAAGTTGATCATTGCATGAAAATATTGAACTAGCAGTCGgacaatataaaattataagACAAACATGGTCTGGCAAGTGGCAACAACAAAGTCATATCGGGAAGACGATAATTGCCCAACCTGTAATGATCAAAACAGTGCATCTCTacccaactaaaaaaaaaaaaaaaaaaaaaaaaaaaaaaccgatgaTGGGGTGGTGCTCACATGTTAAATCATCGAAGCAAATGAGTCACTAGGATTGCTTGACCCGCCAAGCCACCAAGTTCACAAGGCATTCGAGCCAATAAAAAAATGTGCGCCAGGAAATAAGGGGCTAATTTGCGAAAGGAGCTGTTCACTCTGACTCACGGGTCACAAACCCAGAAGAATGAAACCCACGACAAGTTACCGACCTCCCAATCTAGGAAGCTAACCGAGGACAAGCATAATATGCAAGAAGACTTTTTTAAGAGCGGGAGACTACTAAAGTCTCAAAAAACTTGCGCACTCCGGCTCTCATATCGGATCAAAATGTATAACCCGAAACTCTTCTGAGGCAGATTCAACATATGGAACACTAATTACGTAGAAAGCTAAGTAAACTAGATGATGAATGAGTTCGAGTATGTCGAATTACCTGTACTCCCGGTGCAGAACTGCCTggaaaattcacaaaataaactaatttaatcAGAACCACTCGGAGGGATTTCGCGgggaaaggagaggaaaaagaagaagcataaAAACGACTcaacatagagagagagagagaagacctGAAGTTTTCAGCAGTTTTGGGGGCGATGTCGGCGAAGAGCTCCATCTTGATACGACCGGCGGGGATGGTGCCGATGGTGACGTCGAAGAAGACGACCGGATTCTTCGGGTTCGGAGGCCGCAAGTGCCACTCCACTCCCCCTCCGTTCCCTCCCGttgccattctctctctctctctctcttttccttctgcgTTCTTGTCTTTCGCTCGAGCAgattccctcctctctctcttcttcctctcctcttttgtTTAAATAGCGAATGCAATCAGGCAAAAATGTACCCTTGGGAAATGTTGGCTAACCGGCCCTCGTCATGAACCGGGGACTGAACCGCCAAACCGGCCTGACTAACACAGACCGGCCTCTTTTCAGAAATATAAGGTGCCGACCGGGAATTTGTATAATCATAATGAAAGTTGgataatcctaaaacttatcacacaagtataaaaaaaatttaacatttctttttttttaaaactaatttaaataataataatatctagaaaataatataatcttGATTGCATAaatgtgacaagttttaaacttaattgtatttttgcaaattttaaacttgattgtactttcttaacaagttttataacttcTAATGATATTATCGCATAAAAGTTGAAAGGTGACATAATCATGATTTTAAATCAACTATGTTGTTTAATGAGATAAACTGATATGCCAACATTAAATCAAATATTTCATGAAACAAGGTTTCCAGCTTACTCTTAGATTAATCGACATCTGTTGTATCGTCAATTTAACAAATAACTATCCAAAGCCATTAGGATGTTATTTGATATCAACTATCGAGCCATGACAACAAAAATCTATggaatcacaaaaaattacatACCATTTGCAATTGCGCAATTGATTGATAAGTTATTGACTTGTATTTGTGGTTACAATCGAGATTTACCGGAATGATCAACATCGAGTCAATATAAAGCtggtaaaattcaaatttcatatcgACAAGGTCTTATATGCCCGTGAATAGAAAGGCATTCACATTTTCCCAATTAACAACTCTCTTTTCGAGCAATTAACAGAAAAACTAAAATGATCCAAGTGTTTGGTACTATAAAGACAAAATTGCAAGCCTTCCAGGCTTCAAGAAGAGAGAACAAGGCCAGTGAATCTTGAGGAAatctcgaccaaaaaaaaaaaaaaaaaaaaatcttgaggaAATCAACAAATTCAACTGCTAACATAGATTGAATATTTGCACGGGCCAATTTCTCTTCCTACCATCCAGGTCAATACCAACAGCCTCCAGGGATATGTCGATGCTGCGATGCTCAGGAGCACGTGCTATGCTTATTCTTAAGCTGAATTTTCTCGGCAGGACAGGCATCAGTACCAACTGGAGCAAGCCTGTCAGCACAGGGCCTCCTCGATGACATAGCAATAGGTTCACGAAACGTCATGATCGTCTGTGCCCAATGAGTTTTAGGGGTAGCTGGGGAAGTGGATAACACGGTTGGAAAATCCTTGCAAAACCTGCTGGTAAACCCAGTCTCAAACCACAATACAACTCCATAGCACCAGGTCGGTTTTGCCATCTTTGTCTGCTAGACCAGCCAATTTGGGAACTATCTCGATATTTGACGTAAAATCCACTTCATCAGGCTTCATTGTAACAAGGTCGAAAGCctgaagcaaaataaaaagccACCATTGCAAAGCCATAGATCAATAataagttgagagagagagagagagagagagagagagagagagagagagcaaataaAAGATATCCGATCCCAGCCCAGATAGCAGCATCGCTGCAACTCGTGAGATAAGGAGACTATTTAGCTTTGTTGGACGGGCTAAATGGAACATGAACAGAATATGAGGGATAGCTAACTCCATCAGCATGCTCATCAAACAATTGCAGTTGGATTAGTGAGACAGACTAGGAAGAAATAGATGCAAAACAAGCAGACGGACAAAAAATATGGACCCCACTTTCCCCTCCGTGCAATAAATTACTATGAACTAGGAAACTACTCTTcatatccttaaaaataaacatgagGAATTCCCCACTAACCTGAAGAACAACTGCATCAGTGACTAGATCACCATCATTCACAACATCAACTATAGGATATCGAGCAGCATCTTCGACAATTTCCCTTGCCAATGCAAGACATATTGAAACTGTAGACATCTTCCCAAAAGGAATACTTGTTGCACCTTTCCGAATCCCAGCAAACTGGAAAGAAACCGGAGATAATTACATAAACCTCTGTAGCAGCAAATAGCAGCATACGGATTTaagatggaaaaaataaaacaacttACTATAGTTGCAGTGTCAGGGAGTATGGCACCTCCTGGCTTCAGCCATCGATCCCGTGCATAAAGGACTGAGTTTAACATGGACTCATATAGCAAGCAATATCCCATCCACTCACTGACTAGCACATCCACAGAATGAGGTTGGATCTGTATGGATTTATCAAGCTCTTCAACCATGCTATGAACAACTTCCATGACGCCTTGCAACTATCATTACATCCATCTGGTCTTCCACTCCGCCAGAGGCCATTGTCTCTTGCAATCTGCAATGATCAAGCAGAATGGAAAAAGTGGGAGAATTCAACAAGGGAGATAAAAAAGTGTTCTGCAAAAACTAATAGGTGCGGCACAAAAATTAACAAGAGATCCACTGACAGGTGAAACTTTACCTGAGTAGCTACACCAGCCATCTTCTCACTGGCTTCAATTGCAATCACTCTTGAGGCCCCAGCTTGAGCAGCAAAATAAGCTAACAATGAGCAGGATTTCGTTCCGAGAAGGATGCTGCCAAGCTACCTATTTATGTCACCGATGAGGTGTTCTATGAAGTGATAGCACAAGAAGGGCGTTTAGAGGGACAACCTCATTTTTCCGTGCCCTGTTGTGGTTCTCATGGAAGAAAATGCAACATCAACGGGGCGTTTTCTCCGCTCAATACGACAGGTGCCATTGCCACCTGTAGTGCTGGAGTTGGAGTGGTTTGGAATGCGGAAGTGGAGCTTGTAGGATCCATCACGGGCGTGTGACCTTGCGCAGTCCGAAGGCATTTGCACTGTTTAACGTTTCACCTCCAAGGATCAGAATAGATCAAAGTCTCCGATGGCctaaaaaaaactcaatatcTGTAGGTCAAGAAGCTAATTACTAAATTTTGAGTATTCTCCGTTTGGTTGATTTTGATTAACATGGTGATGTATATGTATTGACGAATTTCTTGGAAACTTCCTTGTGGAAGCTGCAGCCTTTATCTGTGAATTCAAGATGGATGGCGAGGTCTTGATCGAAGGAGAGATTGCAACAGGTGGGAACACGGTTGAAAGCAGAACAGAAACCCTTGTCCACCTCCGGACACTTCTCTCCATTTTCAGCAGCCCGGTTGTGTCTATCCTGACGTGCCAAGCGCAACTTTCGCTCGATGGGATCTTGAAGGAATTGTGAAGAAGCAGATCAAAATTGATGACTTGCGGGCGGCTTGGGATTTGTTTTGAAAGAATGTAGGAAGTTACCGTAACTTGATTAGACATAGATCGCGTCCTATGTTTGCTCCTTTATACCTTTTCCACTGCAAATATGGAATACAAttgcaaataattatttttactgAATTGTCCATAATGAACTACATTTGACTCTAAATTCTTCTTTGATTATGGTATTGAAAGAGCTGATTCAACTTTTATCTTAGTATATGCTCGAGGCAAATAGAACAATCCAATATTATTGATAAATAATGATATGGGTATCTTTCTAGTGTCAAGCTATGTACCATGGTTCACTTGGGGTGTCAGATGGGTAggttaagggtgcgtttggttcagcattctcaatgggcttttagcctccaaagccctttggggaAATGTTGGACTGTTTGACAATCACTTTAAAATATCTTTCATGTGAAAGTCAAGCATTGGGAAGGCTGAAAGGCCAATACTAGTAGGGACTAGCTTTCAACATTTAGCCAAATAcagaaaacttatttttttcttccaaaattatcCTTACTCATCCttcaaagttttgatttttgccctagttattatttttttaaatgccaaaataatgctaaatatatatatatataaatgctaaaaaaattaaatatattttggtcttttttaaaaatattatttatatatttggttttttagcattattgtcaaaaggctatatttaaaagttgcatacattatttttctaattttaaacaagtaaaaaaattaaaaaattccaacaaagggtttggtctttttagaaaaaaattatgtatatgtatttgatttcttagcattattttcaaatttatatttaaaaattcgcatacattacttttttaaatttaaaaaaaaattaaaattaaaaaatttcgatgaaggatttggtctttttaatatatattgatttttttagtattattgtcaaaattaatatttaaaaagttgcatacattattttttcaattttaaataattaaaaagttaaaaattctGATGTAGAATTtggtctttaaaaaaaaaaattatatttatgtatttgatttttagcattattgcgaaaatctatatttaaaaagttgtatacatcaggttttttcaattttaagaaaatgcaaattaaaaaatttcggtgaagggtttggttttttttttcttacaaaaaataatgtatgtattcgatttttttattattgtcaaaatttatatttaaaaagttgcatacattatttttttttttcaattttaaacaaataaaaattaaaaaaactaatattaatcacctagtgagcttttcaaatgtgttttttaccaaacgacatttctctcaaagttgcttctcaaagcatagtttaccaaacggcCTTTGCATTTACCTAAAATCTTTTAGGCTAAActgctttgcatttttccaatgggctttcaaaatCTTGGAAAAACATGTTATTAAACTTGAATgtcatttcgaccaaaaaaataaaaaaaacttgagcgtcatatttgtcattttcatttgttaGAATTCTATCGTTCTCGAATACATCTTTTATGCTTGGTTTTATTTTGCTATACCTTGTATAGTTATTTACTTACATTGGCCATTACTTTTTATGGTTAATTGGCACAACAAATTTACACCTTGACCTTACCTTACAGTTTGCATGCTCTattttgggtgcgtttggttggacttttggggaaaatctttgggaaaatgcaaaggactttGAGGTTAAGGAGTTTTCTAAAAtgcaaattgcgtttggtaaattgtaatctaAAAGTCCCTTGTAAAGTACCTTTAAATGAAATggtgtttggaaaaatttacatttacaaaggacttttataaaaattaaaaaaattaaaaagaaaaaataaatggttGGCCGGCAAAGGGTAGGGGCTGTCGGTGATAGAAATTTGTCACCGGCGGCCGAGGTCTCAAGTTGCAAGACCTCACGTGGCCGCCGGAGACCACAAGTCCTCCTTCATCTGCCGCTCCATCCATCGCCGCCCtcaccgtcgtcgtcgtcgcttGCGGGAACGCCTTCCTCTCCCTCGACCTCTCCGGACTTAGACGACCCATTTGGTTCGCCGGAGGTTGGGCAACCCGATCCGGTCGCGGCCACTCCACGACCTAGATCTCGGGTCTCGGTGACTCGGGCGACCCAGTCGGAGGTCGCACAACCTCACCGTGACCGAGATTTGGGTCGCTTGAGTCGCCGCAACCCGGcactgggtcgcgcgacctccggcgacccggatTCGTGTCGCCGGAGGTTCTGCTGAACTCGCCGCGACCTAAAGGTCGCGGCGACGCGACTCCCGAGGGTCACCGAGGTCATGCCACTGGCCGGCGACGGTTGCCGTGACCACACCGGCCTCACGCCGACCTCCGTCGAGCCCGTCGTTGAGCGCGTCGTCAGCCCCTCGCAATCTCGCTCGCCAATctcaacgaagaagaaggtgaacagTTATGAGGGCAAAACCGGAAAAACGAAATGCTAGTAAGGATatttatggaagaaaatttatcatttattagcCTCTCAAAGCATTCCGAGAAGGCTGAATGCCCAAGGCAACCTCCtacttgccttgggcttttagccttccAAAGGCTTGCTTTGCCTCAATCATCTTTGCAAAATAATTTCCCAAACACCAaattttagcccaaagggctttgagTGCCCAAAGTGGCTTGGCAAAGccactcccaaacgcacccttggTCTTTCCCTGGACAATGATCGAGTCAACCCCGTTAACGTAATAAAACAAAGCATGCTTGGAAGAATTGAATGTAAGCAAttcatttaaattgatttaccAAGAATAGAAACAAATATCCGATTCTACTCAATAGAATGGGCTTAtcattaaatgaatttattagTATGAAACCTATTTATTTTGGTTTATGAAATTAAGGACTTTCTGGATTTTGTAGATTTTGTTGACATGGTTGACCGAATCTAACCTCATTTGGACCTAATATGTTATACTAATAACAAACAGGTGGCTTCCATGTTTTAGTCAGCAATGGGAGATAAGAACCAATGTATTAATGGGTAAGTTATATTTAATTGTCTTCTCATTAGCATTGGTCCGTATGGATAACTTTCTTTTCTCGGATTAATAGCAAATTTGTCCGaacgaagaaggaaaaaaatatcttaAACAAAAAGTGAATCGAGAAAGCTGTTGAATAGCAAGACTAGCCCTTAGAGGCAAGCCAGCACTATAAAAGCTCGCCTCGTGCGAGTACTTTGGCCACACTCAACTCTTTCACTCACCATCCAGTGTCTATGCTCTAAAGATTACTCTGGTCCAAAGCATCAAACCAAGTTCTTCGTACTTACAGGTTTGCCACTTTGCCCTCTTGTTCTTCTTGGTTAATTTTGATGTGCTCATGAAGTTGTGTGTgaagaatgatgaaaaaaacaattatcTATTCACATGATGTGAAACAATTAGTCAATCTTTCACGATATACTTGTACAACGAAAGTACTTTGAAATGTAGTGTtcaacaatttcatttctttcatttgtcaaGCAAACTTTTACTGTGATTGTTGAGTCTAAGAAAGATTATAGGTGTTCTTGCTGATGTCCTGCTCCTAGACTGATGCTGTATTGTCCTGCAGAGTCTGATTGAAAATGGCTCAACCGGTGCATGCTGCTGCGCCATCCACTGCTGCTCCTGCAGGCGAAGGCATGATGACTAATGACCAGCGCTTACTCCTGACGGTCATTTTTGGGACATACTTTGGGCCTCAACTCAGAGAAGAAAGGCCACCGCACAAGTCGGCAATGCAGAGAATACGCAAGAGATTGCCACAGTATACTCCCGATCAGCTGGCCGGGTCCCAGATGCTGGTGATGCAACTGATGCACATATATTACTACATACTCAGGAAGGCCAGTAAATCTGTTGTGCTGGCCCCATCGTTGTTGCTCAAATTCTTCAGTGACACAGTTCCGGTCAAAGTGCTCGGTCCTAATAGCAACTACCCTCGGTTCATTGACCTATTTCCAATTGACCTGCACCCTTGGTCTTTTGTCGAGGAGCGGTTTATGGCGATAGACAATGTCGTCTTCATTGATAACCCGAGCACCTCTTTCCTCAGGGAAGAGGTAGTTGCAAGGTTCAAGAGTTTGACTGGGCTGCAGGAGTTCATTCTTGACAAAGACGCGGCCATACTACCTGCTTATGTCACCGACAAATCATTTTATGAAGTGGTAGCAAGGGAGGCGCATTCAGATGGACAGTCTCATTTTTTCATGCCTTCTGGTGGTTCTCACCGAAGAAGATGCAAGAGTAATGTGGCTCTAGATGTAAAGCCTCTTCGAATGGTTCCACACGAAGGCTCACCCTCCACGTCGGCATGGTTCTCTGGAGTACGCGACACCTACTTCAAGGCTCAACTTGATGGTAGGGTGGTGTTTTCTCCACTCAGTACGTCGGAGGGGCAATATCATGGTGCTGCAGCCACCTGTAGTGCCGGAGTCGGAGTGGCTGGGAATGCGGACGTGAGGCTTACAGGATCCACCACCTGGCGTGTGAACCTTGCGGAGTCTGAAGACTGTTACCTGTTCCAGGTGTCACTTCCAGGGGTCAGAAGAGATCAAAGTAAGTTTCTGATGATCTGAGAAAAACCTCAGTATTATAGGTCAAAAAGCTAATTATTAAGTTTTGAGCGTTCTCCATTTTGCGGATTTTCATTCTAATAAAGAATATCTCTGAAACTTCCTTTCGGATGCTGCAGCATTTGGTTGGGAAGTTGACATGAGCGGCGAGGTCTTAATTGAAGGAGAGACTGCCACGAGTGGGCAGGTGGTTGAGAGCAGAACAGGAAACCTCTGTCCATCCGGacacttctctctctgttttcagTTGCCCGGTCGAGTCGATCCTAGACTGTCCAACTGCAACTTTGGCTCAGATGGGATCTTTGAAGGAGTTGTGAAGAAGCTGATCGACAATTGATGACTCTTTCGCAGCTCAGAATTTGTAAAATTAATGTCGGAATTTACTGAAACTCAATTAGACCTAAATCATGTATGCTTCAGCAGCTCAGACTTAGTAAATGAGTCATTTGGAATTTACCGAAACTCAATTAGACACAAATCATGTCCTATGTTTGCTCTTCCTGTAATTTTTTCAGATGCAGATATAATGCAGACAAAAATTGGATATTGCTCTTAATTGCTTCCTTCTGAATTTCTACATGAACTACATTCGATTCTTAATTTGGCTATGAATGATAGTATTGAAGGAGCTGATTCATCTTTTATGGAAAATCTTTTCTTGTACAAGTATTAAGCAAGATAAGCAAGGTAAAGAATATACCTCGTGTGGACTCTTTATGGAATTCTCTCGCGTGCCCTTCATCCATAGATTTGGGAATCTGATTTTTCTGTGAAGACCATGGAACGTTGTATTTGGCCACTTCCAATAAAGCCAAGCTATATCTGCAAAGGGCGCAACTAGCATATAGAACAAAATTGACTCCCATCGATCAAATAACTTCAATTCCTTCTCATCTGTGGCCACCCTCATTGGCCACATCATTCTCCACCATTTGTAACTGCGACAACATCTTGCCATTTTAGAATGTGTTGACCATTGAAAATGGTATCGCATTCTCTGGGTATAGAACCCCAGTTGGAAAATGCCCACAACGATGAGCCCCCATATGGCACCGTTGGGAGAGGTATGATATCTAGGGTCACATTCCTTTTGCGTGGTCTCAGGGAACCACAAGgaggcaagaaaaagatgatGTTGTCATCAGAATAGTTTTCTCATCCTACCACTGGAAATGACCTGTCATTAGTGCTGTAAATGGGTAGCCTGACTGCATCCTTCTCCAGAATGAATCCTGCAGCCACATCCCACTCTTTAACCTTGCAAGTACCTTTGGCCTGAGGCAAGAGAAACTGAGTTACAGCTGAACGCAACGTCATCAAGATTCTTAAGTCTCTCTTTGACTAAATAACCAGGGTACAGGTCAGCAGGGAAGAGGTCAATGAAGCTGAGGGTAGTTGCTACCAGGATCAAGCACTTTGACTGGAAGAGGCATCACTGAAGAACTTGAGCAACAAAGATGCAGTCAATACAACAGATTGACCAGCCTTACTGGGTATGTGATAATATGCATGCATCATTTGCACCACCATCATCTGGAACCTGCCCAGCTGTTTCACAGTGAATTGCAGCATTCCTCTCAACTAGTCTCTGCATTGCTGATTCGTGGGCCAGCCCTTTCCCTTTGAGATGTAGCCAGAAGTATGTTCCAAGAATGATGGTCAAGAGAAGCATTTACGTCCCTGGCCACGACAGCACTAGGCGACAGCAGATTTGGCTTGGCTTCCTGTGTTGCCATACTAAAGCCTGAACCTTCTCTATATGAACTGGAGTTTATTGTCTGGATTGATTCCTGTAATAAGAAGAGGTCCTTGAGTCAGAAGCAAGAATTACTCGAACGCCCTTTCTCCCAAAGATTTATTACTAGATGACAGAGTTACTAAACAATAGGAAATAAGCCTTTGAGAAAGGGCAGGAACCTTGCCTGGACTCCAGTCTTATTGGAGATTCACCATCTTCCATCGAGTTCCAAAAATGACATTCTATGCTCTCAGTCAAGAGCAAACCAATCATATATCTTCAGGACGACAACTATCCGGAGTTCCAGTCATTGAAACTTCGCTCAGGCCCTTAGAGATCGGACTTCCAGCTTCAGAGCTCAACTGCTGTTTTGCTGATCAAggcaaataatcaattttgggGTTCATCAGTATTCACTGCTTCAACCATTTTGCAATCTTCACAGAAGGCTGCATCAGGTGAGGAACAGGTCATAGCAATAAAAACGTAAGTTATGCAGATACATGAATTGCAAGAACATCCTGAAATTCATGAAACTGACGAAACAAAAATGATAGTAAGCAATACTCTGCTACCATTTCTctcaatgaaagaaagaaaagaaaatcatgaaatcaattGTTCCCTAGCAACAATTTTAGCTATTTATGAAAAGCTAATTTGCGTGATTTTCTGATTGAGttgtgaaatatttgataagttcTGAAATGCAAATGTCATTTTTATAGTGGCGTGAGCTAAATGACTACATACAGCCTATAGAGCAGAGATAACAGCTTTCCTCTCATTGGAAGGCTGAAATGTTCTTCAGACCAGATATCTGAGAAGAGAAGCCCCAAGTGTCGGAACTGCAGAGAGTAATCAAGAAATGGCTCCTATCATATAGCCTGGTCCTTGACAGTGTTAGAGGACTTTCCTTTGGACAAAGAGGCTTTTATGCTAACCATTTATATCATGTTCTCCTTCAGGAGAACATGAGAGTAGCGTGGCTTGTGGTGATATCAAGAGAATCATGCCGCGAGGGACGCTTTGAGTCCTCCTTGCCTCCTCATGCTTCTCGTGaaacttggaaaagaaaaagaaaatgtgacaTGGCTCTGGACGTAAGGCCTCCCACCGGTTCCAGTATGTTCCTGATGACCAAAGTCAATATTTCGCAGTATGTAGTATTGGCGTACTTTGCCAGATGTAGCTCCGTTTCCACAGGTTAAGAGGCCAAATGTTAAGTTTCCTCTGAGCTCTATGATTCAATGGAAACATAGTGCAGAACTTCCGTTTTTATAGGGAGATGTCTGTAATCATCAAAGTTAATGCGTTTGATTTGCTGATATATGCTTTGATACGGTCATATGTGTCTGTTGTCATTGAACTTAACTCGTTTGATTTGCTGATATCTGCTTTTAATGGTCATTAGTGTGCAAGAGTCAGGATGTGGTAACAAAAAAACTGGGCAAATCTCGACTGGATAAAAATTTCTTGCGCAATCTGTTTCCCTGGTAAAGGCAACAATTATCTGgt
This region of Eucalyptus grandis isolate ANBG69807.140 chromosome 8, ASM1654582v1, whole genome shotgun sequence genomic DNA includes:
- the LOC104455938 gene encoding LOW QUALITY PROTEIN: probable protein arginine N-methyltransferase 3 (The sequence of the model RefSeq protein was modified relative to this genomic sequence to represent the inferred CDS: inserted 2 bases in 2 codons; deleted 3 bases in 3 codons) gives rise to the protein MGRLSPERSRERKAFPQATTTTVRAAMDGAADEGGLVVSGGHLGSILLGTKSCSLLAYFAAQAGASRVIAIEASEKMAGVATQIARDNGLWRSGRPDGCNDSCXGVMEVVHSMVEELDKSIQIQPHSVDVLVSEWMGYCLLYESMLNSVLYARDRWLKPGGAILPDTATIFAGIRKGATSIPXWEDVYSFNMSCIGKEIVEDAARYPIVDVVNDGDLVTDAVVLQAFDLVTMKPDEVDFTSNIEIVPKLAGLADKDGKTTWCYGVVLWFETGFTSRFCKDFPTVLSTSPATPKTHWAQTIMTFREPIAMSSRRPCADRLAPVGTDACPAEKIQLRISIARAPEHRSIDISLEAVGIDLDGRKRNWPVQIFNLC
- the LOC104416986 gene encoding increased DNA methylation 3-like, with product MAQPVHAAAPSTAAPAGEGMMTNDQRLLLTVIFGTYFGPQLREERPPHKSAMQRIRKRLPQYTPDQLAGSQMLVMQLMHIYYYILRKASKSVVLAPSLLLKFFSDTVPVKVLGPNSNYPRFIDLFPIDLHPWSFVEERFMAIDNVVFIDNPSTSFLREEVVARFKSLTGLQEFILDKDAAILPAYVTDKSFYEVVAREAHSDGQSHFFMPSGGSHRRRCKSNVALDVKPLRMVPHEGSPSTSAWFSGVRDTYFKAQLDGRVVFSPLSTSEGQYHGAAATCSAGVGVAGNADVRLTGSTTWRVNLAESEDCYLFQVSLPGVRRDQTFGWEVDMSGEVLIEGETATSGQVVESRTGNLCPSGHFSLCFQLPGRVDPRLSNCNFGSDGIFEGVVKKLIDN